The following coding sequences lie in one Candidatus Omnitrophota bacterium genomic window:
- a CDS encoding polyphosphate polymerase domain-containing protein — protein MEKLHFRRHEFKYLIRPDRYSQLWRELKHFMLRDAHMQEDIPYTVNSIYFDSDDYSAYWEKLWGVKTRKKFRIRTYAKHFNSKTPIFLECKGKQNEFVVKDRVVISYGQLHSLLEDPEPLWALAAKGKLHKLLSEFLVQKVRRRLKPVVYVIYNRLAYQGRFDPRFRVTFDSRVKALPYRGYLSMDADQKAGDTDITGYRVLESKFRGHLPAWFGQVVKDYELSRVPVSKYVHAINGCGLESDPDRYCFLSQLLAEIRRKKKCRAHRKGTAVPEVTRERVFQ, from the coding sequence ATGGAAAAGCTGCACTTTAGAAGACATGAATTTAAGTACTTGATCCGTCCGGACCGCTATTCCCAGCTTTGGCGGGAGTTGAAGCATTTCATGCTGCGAGACGCGCATATGCAAGAAGACATCCCCTACACGGTGAATAGTATTTACTTTGACAGTGACGACTACAGCGCCTATTGGGAGAAGCTCTGGGGCGTTAAGACAAGGAAGAAGTTCCGGATCCGGACCTATGCAAAGCACTTTAATTCTAAGACACCGATTTTTCTGGAGTGCAAAGGCAAACAAAATGAGTTCGTGGTCAAGGACCGGGTGGTGATATCCTATGGCCAATTGCACAGCTTACTGGAGGATCCCGAGCCCTTATGGGCCTTGGCTGCCAAGGGAAAACTCCACAAGCTTTTGAGCGAATTTCTTGTCCAAAAAGTCAGGAGGCGTTTGAAGCCGGTTGTTTATGTAATATACAACCGCCTCGCTTACCAGGGGCGTTTTGATCCGAGATTCAGGGTGACCTTTGATTCCCGGGTCAAGGCATTACCCTATCGGGGCTATTTGTCTATGGATGCGGATCAGAAAGCAGGGGACACGGATATTACGGGTTACCGTGTATTGGAAAGCAAATTTAGGGGCCATTTGCCCGCATGGTTCGGGCAGGTGGTGAAAGACTATGAGCTTTCCAGAGTGCCTGTTTCCAAGTATGTGCATGCGATTAACGGTTGTGGATTGGAATCCGATCCGGACCGGTATTGTTTCTTAAGCCAGCTTTTGGCTGAAATACGCCGGAAGAAGAAGTGCAGAGCTCATAGAAAAGGAACGGCTGTTCCGGAAGTGACAAGGGAACGGGTGTTTCAATAA
- a CDS encoding CotH kinase family protein, with protein sequence MGVVVLSSLNFWVLLKMNRTQIESFREHAVHLSWGRRLRNAVGLKPRTFVRENLNTTELPVFDLNIKPKALNLLKSEIPSLNSEVLVMPEKSWAKGQLVIDGEEYQVKVRFRGDNYWHWGKPQKSWRVKFPKDHLYHGIRKLNINNPKSVDIMSEVLVTELAKAMGLLTAEMFFIHMRLNGQYQGVQVGFSQPDKSFLEYSGRPRGDVYGEIAHIAALWRDPSAWRKYASAEGREGDFTPIISLLNVLNDTDGESFKREIPKILDMETFLTWVAHASLVGSTHQNRHNIKLYFDPVLRRFEPIPWDVKGLGAQMDWEYSSLFLPLDYIHHRLMYRILLIPEFHHRRDEILWRAVNGPVSEAKTLQLVEEMHRKIKPDVYADPLKDYFYNKKLYEDFYSNKTFEKSVASLKQIVKKKHQQIRKELGRANFNFIYKEETETVPVEWQGADWDLLGGFRLSSTDKVSVRLQGLTLQSAVAQTENPRAYQLVRDTNRNGRLDDSDEGLPTAAGLETIEEIRRLRLATDSVVLAGVIPPAGTPSLDERLRDVPELSLSGQVLLAGACFADYFLLGEGRLGNEGWTLAVGDEAVDVLNAVTGERIPSTWQEGDELHSKTFLAKRELLKESYPASGKSEESAEPALPKAPLVWGPGEVVLNEDTLLPEGSHLEISPGTELFLAPGVSVLIPEGTLSALGTQTAPIHIGPRDAGTNFGVFAVRNSTQRSRLDHVSFAGGSEDTLEGVFYSGAVCFYNASADFTNCRVQDSQGDDGLNCKYSSSVVRNCYFENNSADSIDFDYCQGSIEDSVFENSGNDGIDLSYSTTYLSGNIIKGIGDKGVSVGEKSNIEIDNHYIERAEIGVAVKDLSTVRILYSTIAQSAVGISLYQKKAYFGGGSVRVENSVLAGNQMDISQSEDSKVELVSTLTGVGAERLSADGFLKDSGDGVSQGYKGNH encoded by the coding sequence ATGGGTGTTGTAGTCTTGTCCTCCCTCAATTTCTGGGTGCTCCTTAAGATGAACCGTACGCAGATTGAGTCCTTCAGGGAGCATGCGGTCCACTTGTCCTGGGGGCGCAGGCTCCGGAATGCCGTTGGACTGAAACCCCGCACTTTTGTCAGAGAGAATCTGAACACGACGGAACTGCCTGTTTTTGATTTGAATATTAAGCCCAAGGCCCTAAATCTTCTTAAGAGTGAAATTCCCTCCTTAAATTCCGAGGTGTTGGTCATGCCCGAGAAGTCCTGGGCCAAGGGGCAGCTCGTTATTGACGGAGAAGAGTACCAGGTTAAGGTCCGGTTTCGAGGGGACAACTATTGGCATTGGGGGAAGCCTCAAAAATCCTGGCGGGTAAAGTTCCCCAAGGACCATCTGTATCATGGAATCCGGAAGCTCAATATCAACAATCCAAAGTCCGTGGATATTATGAGCGAAGTTTTGGTCACTGAATTGGCCAAGGCCATGGGCTTGCTCACTGCGGAAATGTTTTTTATTCATATGCGCCTAAATGGTCAGTACCAGGGCGTTCAAGTGGGATTTAGCCAGCCGGACAAATCCTTCTTGGAATATTCCGGGAGGCCCCGGGGGGATGTTTACGGAGAAATTGCGCATATCGCGGCCCTCTGGAGAGACCCCAGTGCATGGCGGAAATATGCGTCTGCAGAGGGCCGGGAAGGTGATTTCACCCCGATTATCTCCCTGTTGAATGTGCTCAACGACACGGATGGGGAGAGCTTCAAGAGAGAGATTCCCAAGATTTTGGATATGGAGACTTTTCTGACTTGGGTGGCGCACGCGTCTCTTGTAGGGAGCACGCATCAAAACAGGCACAATATCAAACTTTACTTTGACCCGGTCTTGAGGCGCTTTGAACCGATTCCTTGGGATGTCAAAGGGCTGGGGGCTCAGATGGATTGGGAATACTCGAGCCTATTTTTGCCGCTTGACTACATCCACCACCGGTTAATGTACCGGATACTCTTGATCCCCGAATTCCACCACCGCCGGGATGAGATCTTGTGGAGGGCCGTAAACGGCCCTGTTTCGGAAGCAAAAACTCTTCAACTGGTGGAGGAGATGCACCGGAAGATCAAGCCGGACGTGTATGCGGACCCTCTGAAAGACTATTTTTACAACAAGAAGCTCTATGAGGACTTTTACTCCAACAAGACCTTTGAGAAGAGCGTGGCCAGCTTGAAGCAGATTGTGAAGAAAAAGCATCAGCAGATTCGAAAAGAACTTGGCAGGGCGAATTTCAACTTCATCTATAAGGAAGAGACGGAAACGGTGCCGGTGGAGTGGCAGGGCGCGGATTGGGACTTGTTAGGGGGCTTCAGGCTTAGCAGCACGGACAAAGTCTCTGTGCGGCTGCAAGGGCTGACTCTGCAAAGCGCTGTTGCGCAGACTGAGAATCCGCGGGCATATCAATTGGTTCGCGATACAAACAGGAACGGCCGCTTGGATGATTCGGACGAAGGTCTTCCGACTGCCGCCGGCCTGGAGACCATTGAAGAAATCCGGCGGCTCAGGCTGGCTACAGATTCCGTGGTCTTAGCCGGGGTGATACCCCCTGCAGGGACGCCCAGTCTGGACGAACGGCTCAGGGATGTGCCTGAGCTGAGCTTGTCCGGCCAAGTGCTGCTGGCCGGAGCTTGTTTTGCAGACTATTTTCTTCTCGGTGAGGGCCGGCTGGGTAATGAAGGATGGACCTTGGCTGTTGGAGATGAAGCAGTGGACGTGTTGAATGCAGTGACCGGAGAGCGCATTCCCTCCACCTGGCAGGAGGGAGATGAGCTGCATTCAAAGACCTTTCTGGCGAAAAGGGAGCTGCTCAAGGAAAGCTATCCGGCATCCGGCAAGTCAGAGGAGAGTGCTGAGCCTGCTCTGCCAAAGGCGCCCTTGGTTTGGGGGCCGGGAGAAGTCGTTTTGAATGAAGACACTCTCTTGCCTGAGGGATCTCATTTAGAGATAAGCCCCGGAACAGAGCTATTCTTAGCTCCGGGCGTTTCTGTGCTTATCCCTGAAGGGACCTTAAGCGCGTTGGGGACTCAAACTGCCCCCATTCATATTGGTCCTCGTGATGCCGGGACAAACTTCGGGGTCTTTGCCGTCCGCAACAGTACCCAGAGGAGCCGTCTGGACCACGTCAGTTTTGCAGGGGGTTCAGAGGACACTTTGGAGGGCGTTTTCTATTCAGGCGCAGTCTGTTTTTACAATGCTTCCGCAGATTTTACCAATTGCCGGGTTCAGGATTCCCAAGGAGATGACGGCCTCAATTGCAAGTACTCGAGTTCTGTGGTGAGGAATTGCTATTTTGAAAACAACAGCGCTGATTCTATTGACTTTGATTACTGTCAGGGCTCGATAGAAGACTCTGTGTTTGAGAACTCAGGGAATGACGGAATCGATTTATCCTACTCAACGACCTATTTGTCAGGCAATATCATAAAAGGGATCGGCGATAAGGGGGTTTCCGTAGGGGAGAAATCCAATATAGAGATAGATAACCACTATATTGAGCGGGCTGAAATCGGGGTGGCGGTCAAGGATCTCTCCACTGTGAGGATTTTGTATTCCACCATAGCCCAAAGTGCGGTGGGTATCTCGCTCTATCAGAAAAAGGCCTATTTTGGCGGGGGGAGTGTGAGGGTGGAGAATTCCGTACTGGCCGGCAATCAAATGGATATTTCCCAAAGTGAGGACTCCAAAGTTGAATTGGTCTCAACATTAACGGGCGTTGGGGCTGAGAGGCTCAGTGCGGACGGGTTCCTGAAAGATTCGGGGGACGGAGTTTCCCAGGGGTACAAAGGAAATCACTGA